A genomic segment from Candidatus Pacearchaeota archaeon encodes:
- a CDS encoding acylphosphatase encodes MKKAIKLYIFGNVQGIFFRNFIKEKADEVGVKGYVRNKEDGSVECWFEGDIDKVEKLIEICSTQHKDAVIKRIDKIEEKFQNFKEFKIIYF; translated from the coding sequence ATGAAAAAAGCAATAAAACTTTACATTTTTGGTAATGTGCAAGGAATTTTTTTTAGAAATTTTATTAAAGAAAAAGCAGACGAAGTTGGTGTGAAGGGATATGTAAGAAATAAAGAAGATGGATCTGTTGAATGTTGGTTTGAAGGGGATATAGATAAAGTTGAAAAACTTATAGAAATCTGTAGTACTCAACATAAAGATGCTGTAATAAAAAGAATAGATAAAATAGAAGAAAAATTCCAAAATTTTAAAGAATTTAAAATAATTTATTTTTAA
- a CDS encoding S16 family serine protease — MEKKYEYERRKIVKNLLLILFILVSLNLFLLLLNEIKDKKNITEENIYQENIIFDTKTKFFSDDNSILVELKVPAVDSEGKGVPTILSVEAKKGTGKTLVDIENLLFWADTQQSIRMARYVASSISNKNVSQYDLIFSVKVKNASIIGGPSAGAAITIATIFALNGEKPREDVIITGTINHDGSIGPISDILEKAKAAKESNARIFLVPLSQSFDFIPETKEHCQTFGTTKICTTETKIKKVNVSKELGLTIIEVENITEALRYFKEK, encoded by the coding sequence ATGGAAAAAAAATACGAATATGAAAGAAGAAAGATTGTTAAGAATTTACTACTTATATTATTTATTTTAGTATCTCTAAATTTATTTTTATTACTTTTAAACGAAATTAAAGATAAAAAAAATATTACAGAAGAAAATATTTATCAAGAAAATATTATTTTTGATACAAAAACAAAATTTTTTTCTGATGATAACTCAATATTAGTAGAATTAAAAGTTCCTGCGGTAGATTCTGAAGGTAAAGGTGTTCCTACAATTTTATCAGTAGAAGCAAAGAAAGGAACTGGAAAAACATTAGTTGATATAGAGAACTTATTATTTTGGGCAGACACGCAACAAAGTATAAGAATGGCAAGATATGTTGCAAGTTCTATATCAAATAAAAATGTTTCTCAATATGATTTAATCTTTTCAGTAAAAGTAAAGAATGCTAGTATAATAGGAGGCCCAAGTGCAGGCGCAGCAATAACAATTGCAACAATTTTTGCATTAAATGGAGAAAAACCAAGAGAAGATGTAATTATAACAGGAACCATAAATCATGATGGTAGTATAGGCCCTATTTCAGATATATTAGAAAAGGCAAAGGCAGCAAAAGAATCTAATGCTAGAATATTTTTAGTTCCATTATCACAATCTTTTGATTTTATTCCAGAAACAAAAGAACATTGTCAAACATTTGGTACAACAAAAATATGCACAACAGAAACTAAAATAAAAAAAGTAAATGTTTCAAAAGAATTAGGACTTACTATAATTGAGGTAGAAAATATAACAGAAGCATTAAGATATTTTAAAGAAAAATGA
- a CDS encoding 50S ribosomal protein L15e, translated as MTNAYDYIKESLRKNLKEKLIEFRKQKSIIRVEKPTDIGRARKLGYKDKKGFIIVRVRLKRGKHKRPRPNKGRKTRNLTTEKSLKMNYRWIAEIRAQKKYPSLEVLNSYKVAKDGKYYWFEVIMVDPNRDEIKKDKIINWICSNKNRKRALRGLTSAAKKARGLR; from the coding sequence ATGACAAATGCATATGATTACATTAAGGAAAGTTTAAGAAAAAATTTAAAAGAAAAATTAATAGAATTCAGAAAACAAAAATCTATAATTAGAGTAGAAAAACCTACAGATATAGGAAGGGCTAGAAAACTTGGATATAAGGATAAAAAAGGATTTATTATTGTAAGAGTAAGATTAAAAAGAGGGAAACATAAAAGACCTAGGCCTAATAAAGGAAGAAAAACAAGAAATTTAACTACAGAAAAATCCTTAAAAATGAATTATCGATGGATAGCGGAAATAAGAGCACAAAAAAAATATCCTTCTTTAGAGGTTTTGAATTCTTATAAAGTTGCAAAAGATGGAAAATATTATTGGTTTGAAGTTATTATGGTAGATCCTAATAGAGATGAAATAAAAAAAGACAAAATAATAAATTGGATATGTTCTAATAAAAATAGAAAAAGAGCATTGAGAGGTTTAACTTCTGCTGCAAAAAAAGCAAGAGGTCTAAGATAA
- a CDS encoding ATP-dependent DNA ligase produces the protein MLYSKLCDIYEKLEKTSKRLEKTEILSDFIKKLNIEEKEIIYLLQGRVFPDYDSREIGISTQLVIKSLEKSSGTKNEEIVKLWKKLGDLGEVASLIIKRKKQATLFSKRLEAEKVLSNIRKLTEFEGKGTIEKKISLITELLNFSNEKEAKYVVRTLLQDLRIGIGEGILRDAILYAFFGKEDKEALQLIQEAYDKTLDFAKVFELSIKGKEKLKNIELIPGKPVKVMLALKVKDIKEGFEVTGKPAAFEFKYDGFRMLISKDEKNEVRIFTRRLEDVTNQFPEVKEYVKKFVNAKTFIIDAEAVGYDSKTKKYRPFQEISQRIKRKYEISKLEKELPVEINVFDILYYNGKNLLNIPFLERRKILEKIIKPEKYKLKLAEQIITDKEKEAELFYKKALQNGQEGLMIKNINGIYKPGARVGYMVKLKPTQKELDLVITEAEFGTGKRAGWLTSFNVACKDKEGLREVGKVSTGLKEKSGEGTTFEEITKILKPLIIKEKGRKVELKPKIVITVTYQEIQKSPSYNSGYALRFPRFIALRIDKSIDDIATLEEIEKEYLKQERSI, from the coding sequence ATGTTATATTCAAAATTATGTGATATATATGAAAAATTAGAAAAAACCTCTAAAAGATTAGAAAAAACAGAAATTTTATCTGATTTTATTAAAAAATTAAATATAGAAGAAAAAGAAATAATTTATTTATTACAAGGGAGAGTTTTTCCAGACTATGATAGTAGAGAAATAGGAATTTCTACTCAACTTGTTATTAAATCATTAGAAAAATCTAGCGGAACGAAAAATGAAGAAATAGTAAAATTATGGAAAAAATTAGGTGACTTAGGAGAAGTAGCTTCATTGATAATAAAAAGAAAAAAACAAGCTACTCTTTTTTCTAAAAGATTGGAAGCAGAAAAAGTTTTAAGCAATATAAGAAAATTAACAGAATTCGAAGGAAAAGGCACAATAGAAAAAAAAATATCTTTAATAACAGAACTTCTAAATTTTTCTAATGAAAAAGAAGCAAAATATGTTGTAAGAACATTATTACAAGATTTAAGAATAGGAATAGGAGAAGGAATTTTAAGAGATGCTATACTATACGCTTTTTTTGGTAAAGAAGATAAAGAAGCTTTACAATTAATACAAGAAGCATATGATAAAACTCTAGATTTCGCAAAGGTTTTTGAACTTTCTATTAAAGGAAAAGAAAAATTAAAAAATATAGAGCTTATTCCTGGAAAACCTGTTAAAGTCATGCTTGCTTTAAAAGTTAAAGATATAAAAGAAGGATTTGAAGTTACTGGTAAACCGGCTGCTTTTGAATTTAAATATGACGGCTTCAGAATGTTGATCAGTAAAGATGAAAAAAATGAAGTAAGAATATTTACTAGACGATTAGAAGATGTAACTAATCAATTTCCTGAAGTTAAAGAATATGTAAAGAAATTTGTTAATGCAAAAACTTTTATTATAGATGCAGAAGCTGTTGGTTATGATAGCAAAACAAAAAAATACAGACCTTTCCAAGAAATATCTCAAAGAATTAAAAGAAAATATGAGATTTCTAAATTAGAAAAAGAACTTCCTGTAGAGATAAATGTTTTCGATATTCTTTATTATAATGGAAAAAATCTTTTGAATATTCCTTTTTTAGAAAGAAGAAAAATTTTAGAGAAAATAATCAAACCAGAAAAATACAAATTAAAATTAGCAGAACAAATTATAACAGATAAAGAAAAAGAAGCAGAATTATTTTATAAAAAAGCATTGCAAAACGGACAAGAAGGTTTAATGATAAAAAATATTAACGGAATATATAAACCTGGTGCAAGAGTTGGTTATATGGTTAAATTAAAACCAACACAAAAAGAACTTGATTTAGTAATAACAGAAGCGGAATTTGGAACAGGAAAAAGAGCTGGTTGGTTAACAAGTTTTAATGTGGCTTGCAAAGACAAAGAAGGTTTAAGAGAAGTTGGGAAAGTATCTACCGGATTAAAAGAAAAATCTGGAGAAGGAACAACATTTGAAGAGATAACAAAAATTTTAAAGCCATTAATAATAAAAGAAAAAGGTAGAAAAGTAGAATTAAAACCAAAAATAGTGATAACTGTTACATACCAAGAGATACAAAAATCTCCTTCTTATAATTCTGGATATGCTTTGAGATTTCCTCGCTTTATTGCTTTAAGAATAGATAAAAGTATAGATGATATTGCCACATTAGAAGAAATTGAAAAAGAATATTTAAAACAAGAAAGAAGTATTTAA